One genomic region from Rosa rugosa chromosome 1, drRosRugo1.1, whole genome shotgun sequence encodes:
- the LOC133725518 gene encoding 25.3 kDa vesicle transport protein SEC22-1, translating into MVKLTMIARVTDGLPLAEGLDDGRDIKDSEFYKQQVKALFKNLSRGQNEPSRMSVESGPYIFHYIIEGRVCYLTMCDRAYPKKLAFQYLEDLRNEFERVNGAQIETAARPYAFIKFDTFIQKTKKLYQDTRTQRNISKLNDELYEVHQIMTRNVQEVLGVGEKLDQVSQMSSRLTSETRAYADKARDLNRQALIRKWAPVAIVLGVVFLVFWVKTKLW; encoded by the exons ATGGTCAAGCTGACGATGATTGCTCGTGTTACTGATGGTCTTCCACTAGCAGAGGGACTGGATGATGGCCGTGATATTAAGGATTCAGAATTCTACAAACAACAAGTCAAGGCTCTATTCAAGAACTTGTCAAGAGGCCAAAATGAGCCTTCAAGGATGTCAGTCGAAAGTGGACCTTATATATTCCA TTATATCATTGAAGGACGTGTCTGTTACTTGACAATGTGTGACCGAGCCTATCCAAAGAAACTTGCCTTTCAGTATCTTGAAGATCTCAGGAATGAATTTGAGCGTGTTAATGGAGCCCAGATTGAAACTGCTGCAAGACCATATGCTTTCATTAAATTCG ATACATTCATACAGAAAACCAAGAAATTGTACCAGGACACTCGTACTCAGCGGAATATTTCAAAGTTGAATGATGAACTCTATGAAGTCCACCAAATAATGACTCGCAATGTTCAGGAAGTTCTTGGCGTCGGTGAAAAGTTGGACC AGGTCAGTCAAATGTCCAGTCGTTTAACATCAGAGACTCGTGCCTATGCTGATAAGGCGAGAGACTTGAATCGACAG GCTCTGATCCGTAAGTGGGCTCCTGTTGCCATTGTTCTTGGAGttgttttccttgttttctGGGTCAAAACGAAGCTGTGGTGA
- the LOC133741745 gene encoding uncharacterized protein LOC133741745: protein MASLTPGVLLKLLQSMNSNIKVRGEYRSVLLQVISIVPALSGSELWPNQGFFVKVSDSSHSTYVSLSKEDSELILNNKLQLGQFFYVDRVEAGTPVPILEGVRPVPGRHPFVGNPKDLMQMVEPSEGPVQADDHAGSNSLKSRESSNAKEETSRQKIVIKEEKAAVASRYMQGFSTLNSKANSQDSSGGGKHNDNESGGKKQVGMIKGKQQELNGQARSITPSHSRAGALSLKPEAAVSNTKETAVPSKRTSAKRASIIQENINLNCLSVRKEKSLPPEVALWGSLPANLLKPGKGMLRRRNIASLVAAEAQKEASRAATLVKCLSTFADLCSSASPDNPHLSLTKFFRLHQLIDQPNIAAPLKDKLTPLTTKQLPPDIEKLSKRTGTIHGQSALKSPKLPIVLSEAEKLEWAKGDSAKGIAELRELLLDETRSWFLKFLEAALDAGGFHLNTQEKKGKDSAARRSEPDNHIAVTLSQLKSSNEWLDKLKTSLSSESSELVETVDRLKQKVYACLLVHVESAASALENR, encoded by the exons aTGGCCTCCCTTACACCAGGAGTACTACTAAAGCTTCTTCAGAGCATGAACTCGAACATAAAGGTTCGTGGAGAATATCGGTCAGTCTTGCTACAAGTGATTAGCATTGTCCCTGCATTGAGTGGCTCAGAACTTTGGCCTAATCAAGGCTTCTTTGTAAAAGTCTCGGATTCTTCGCATTCAACTTATGTCTCCCTCTCAAAGGAGGACAGTGAGCTTATATTGAACAATAAGTTGCAGCTTGGCCAGTTCTTCTATGTTGATAGAGTGGAGGCAGGAACACCAGTTCCCATTCTTGAAGGGGTCAGGCCAGTTCCCGGACGACACCCTTTTGTGGGGAACCCAAAGGATTTGATGCAAATGGTGGAGCCATCAGAGGGTCCAGTCCAAGCTGATGATCATGCAGGAAGCAATAGTTTGAAATCAAGGGAGTCCTCCAATGCTAAAGAAGAAACCTCGAGACAAAAGATTGTTATTAAAGAGGAAAAGGCAGCTGTTGCATCTAGGTATATGCAAGGTTTTTCGACATTAAATTCAAAAGCTAACTCACAAGATTCTAGTGGAGGTGGGAAGCACAATGATAATGAGAGTGGTGGTAAGAAGCAGGTTGGCATGATAAAAGGCAAACAGCAAGAGCTTAATGGTCAG GCACGCTCGATAACTCCTTCCCACAGCAGAGCTGGTGCACTTTCATTAAAGCCAGAAGCAGCTGTATCGAACACCAAGGAGACTGCTGTGCCTTCTAAGAGAACTTCTGCAAAACGTGCTTCAATCATACAGGAAAACATAAATCTGAACTGTTTGTCAGTCCGGAAAGAGAAAAGTCTTCCACCAGAAGTAGCTTTGTGGGGTTCTCTGCCAGCTAACTTATTGAAGCCTGGAAAG GGAATGCTTAGAAGGCGAAATATAGCTTCTTTGGTTGCAGCAGAAGCTCAGAAAGAAGCATCTAGAGCTGCAACTCTTGTCAAATGTCTCAG TACGTTTGCCGATCTATGCTCATCTGCCTCACCAGACAATCCCCACCTCTCACTCACCAAGTTTTTCAGACTCCACCAACTCATTGACCAACCAAATATTGCAGCTCCCTTAAAGGATAAATTAACTCCTTTAACTACAAAACAACTGCCTCCAGATATCGAAAAGTTGAGCAAAAGGACGGGCACAATTCATGGTCAAAGTGCATTGAAGTCTCCAAAACTCCCCATCGTGTTAAGTGAAGCAGAGAAACTAGAATGGGCTAAAGGAGACAGTGCAAAAGGGATTGCAGAACTACGAGAACTTCTCTTAGATGAAACAAGGTCTTGGTTCTTGAAATTCTTGGAGGCAGCACTAGATGCTGGTGGCTTTCATCTGAATACACAAGAGAAGAAAGGCAAGGACAGTGCAGCGCGACGGAGTGAGCCAGACAACCATATTGCTGTGACATTATCACAGCTGAAAAGTTCAAATGAGTGGTTGGATAAACTGAAAACTAGTCTAAGCTCAGAGAGCAGTGAATTGGTGGAGACTGTTGACAGATTGAAACAAAAAGTATATGCTTGTTTACTTGTTCATGTGGAGTCTGCTGCTTCAGCTCTCGAAAATAGATAA
- the LOC133725520 gene encoding ABC transporter B family member 19-like yields the protein MAADSSFELENSISGHLPRYTTPVAGSSHYDSRSFTPVSSAHSRTPRRSRHPTPTTPFASDNDMSWQGEISWQFEPTGWNETRNLGSAMSPWATVSTSSRQAQRAHRSANYYYLSRTTGGFRTSPNQYYNEYSSYGAVTDGRLELKSYVARDNESSTFGRSSYNYGEQKKPFKAVTPRLEGIKEAGSGNFSGSGALAKKDLLGLIDYQTAEDDDEDDSLGHSGHHGHGLYLDHGHRPSHKGHDHGLSPMGHHGHSGLHHGHGAPSHGHDTWPHSITSHYIDDESDQGSGYDDHDDEDEDEDDARPVKQVGLFSLFKYSTKWDMFLVFLGCVGALINGGSLPWYSYLFGKFVNKIAIESKDIDKGPMMRDVEKICLLMTGLAAIVVVGAYMEITCWRMVGERSAQRIRREYLKAVLRQDISFFDTEIAAGDIMHGISSDVAAIQEVMGEKMAHFIHHICTFICGYTVGFLRSWKVTLVVFSVIPLMMLTGIAYKAIYVGLTTKEEFSYRTAGTVAEQAIGSIRTVFSFVAEDHLAEKYSALIANLVPFGAKIGFAKGAGVGVIYLVSYSTWALAFWYGSILVAKGEITGGAAIACFFGVNVGGRGLALSLSYFAQFAQGTVAAGRVFEIIDRVPEIDPYSPVGRKLSNVRGRIEFKGIYFAYPSRPEAPIFHSLNLVIPSSKTLALVGSSGGGKSTIFALIERFYDPTKGTITLDGHDLRSLQVKWLRGQMGMVGQEPVLFATSILENVLMGKENATKKEAITACIAANAHSFISGLPHGYDTQVGDRGTLLSGGQKQRIALARAMIKDPRILLLDEPTSALDPESETVVQQAIDKISSGRTTIVIAHRLSTVRNSHAIVVLDSGSVIEIGNHRQLMEKAGAYYSLVELASDGVTKPFSEQYDTGISPQFSRFDKSTYDVSRSTFMQDRNQVEEKEVQKPIPRKVQLSDLWLLQRPELPMLLVGFLLGMHAGAILSIFPYILGQALVVYFDREPSKIKTGIAPLCLVLVALGFGNILFMTGQQGLCGWAGTKLTMRVRNLLFRSILKQEPGWFDFEENSKAVLVSRISMDSVAFRAVHVDRLSVLFMGLSSAMVGLGISFWLEWRLALLAAALTPFTLGASYLSLIINIGPKLDNDAYAKASNIASGAVSNIRTVATFSAQDQLIKSFDSALSEPKTKSMRRTQIMGLALGFSQGVMYGAYTLTLLFGAYLMKENKTNFGDVYKIFLILVLSSFSVGQLAGLAPDTSMAETAIPAVFDIMTRKPLISSGRGKDKKIERSKPLDIHFKMVTFAYPSRPEVTVLSEFSLKVKGGSTVALVGGSGSGKSTVIWLIQRFYDPTQGKVMMGGVDLREIDVKWLRRQTALVGQEPTLFAGTIRENIAFGNPDASWTEIEDAAREAYIHSFISGLPQGYETQVGESGVQLSGGQKQRIAIARAILKKSKVLLLDEASSALDLESERHIQDALRKVSKRATTIIVAHRLSTIREADMIAVMKDGGITEYGSHDTLMKSHLNGVYASLVRAETEANAFS from the exons ATGGCTGCAGACTCCTCATTCGAGCTGGAAAACTctatttccggccacctcccaCGTTACACCACCCCTGTGGCAGGCTCGTCGCATTATGACTCCCGCTCATTCACACCGGTTAGCTCCGCTCACTCGAGAACTCCCAGAAGGTCTCGCCACCCCACTCCAACTACGCCTTTCGCCTCGGACAATGACATGTCGTGGCAAGGCGAGATCTCCTGGCAGTTTGAGCCGACGGGGTGGAACGAAACTCGCAACTTGGGCTCAGCTATGAGCCCATGGGCCACCGTGAGCACGTCCTCTCGCCAGGCCCAGCGTGCCCACCGCTCAGCAAATTACTACTACCTCTCCCGCACCACTGGCGGGTTTCGTACCTCCCCAAATCAATATTACAACGAGTACTCCAGCTATGGTGCTGTGACAGATGGGAGACTTGAACTTAAGAGCTACGTTGCTAGGGACAATGAAAGCTCAACTTTTGGGAGGAGTAGTTACAATTATGGGGAGCAGAAGAAACCCTTTAAAGCAGTTACTCCAAGGTTGGAGGGTATTAAAGAAGCTGGGAGTGGAAATTTCAGTGGCAGTGGCGCTTTGGCTAAGAAAGATTTGCTTGGTTTGATTGATTATCAAACAgcagaagatgatgatgaagatgatagtTTGGGTCATAGTGGACACCATGGTCATGGCCTATATCTTGATCATGGTCATAGGCCATCACACAAAGGACATGATCATGGGTTGTCACCCATGGGTCATCATGGCCATAGTGGGCTGCACCATGGCCATGGTGCACCATCACATGGTCATGACACGTGGCCGCATTCAATTACTAGTCACTATATTGATGATGAGAGTGATCAGGGTTCTGGGTATGATGATCAtgatgatgaggatgaggatgaggatgatgcAAGGCCAGTGAAGCAAGTTGGGCTGTTTAGCTTGTTCAAGTATTCAACAAAATGGGATATGTTTCTTGTGTTTTTGGGTTGTGTTGGTGCTCTTATCAATGGGGGGTCTCTTCCTTGGTATTCTTATCTCTTTGGAAAGTTTGTGAATAAGATTGCTATAGAATCAAAGGACATTGACAAAGGCCCCATGATGAGAGATGTAGAGAAG ATATGCCTGCTTATGACTGGTTTAGCTGCAATAGTAGTAGTTGGAGCATATATGG AGATCACTTGTTGGAGAATGGTGGGGGAGAGATCTGCTCAGAGAATAAGAAGAGAATATCTAAAAGCAGTTCTGCGACAAGACATTAGCTTTTTTGATACTGAGATTGCTGCTGGTGATATTATGCATGGAATTTCAAGTGATGTTGCTGCAATCCAAGAAGTCATGGGGGAGAAG ATGGCACATTTCATTCACCATATATGTACCTTCATATGTGGATACACAGTTGGGTTTCTAAGGTCATGGAAAGTAACTCTAGTAGTCTTCTCAGTCATACCATTGATGATGTTAACTGGTATCGCTTACAAGGCTATTTATGTTGGCCTAACCACAAAAGAGGAG ttttctTACAGGACAGCTGGTACTGTAGCCGAGCAAGCTATCGGTTCAATCAGAACAGTATTTTCCTTTGTTGCGGAGGATCATTTGGCTGAAAAATATTCTGCATTAATTGCCAACTTGGTGCCTTTTGGAGCAAAGATTGGCTTTGCTAAGGGTGCAGGAGTCGGAGTTATCTATCTTGTTAGTTATTCTACATGGGCGTTGGCTTTCTGGTACGGTTCTATTTTGGTTGCTAAGGGTGAGATCACTGGAGGTGCTGCCATTGCTTGTTTCTTTGGTGTAAATGTCGGGGGAAG GGGCTTGGCATTGTCACTGTCATACTTTGCTCAGTTTGCACAAGGGACCGTAGCAGCAGGCCGAGTATTTGAAATTATAGATAGAGTTCCAGAAATAGATCCCTACAGCCCAGTAGGTAGGAAACTGTCAAATGTTCGAGGAAGGATTGAATTTAAAGGCATTTATTTCGCATACCCGTCTCGTCCTGAAGCTCCAATTTTTCATTCGCTTAATCTGGTCATTCCATCTTCAAAGACACTAGCACTTGTTGGCTCTAGCGGAGGTGGAAAGTCTACGATCTTTGCTCTTATAGAGAGGTTCTATGACCCTACCAAAG GTACAATAACATTGGATGGTCATGATTTAAGGTCACTTCAGGTGAAGTGGCTAAGGGGTCAGATGGGCATGGTTGGTCAGGAGCCAGTGCTCTTTGCCACCAGCATTTTAGAAAACGTGTTGATGGGGAAAGAGAATGCCACCAAGAAAGAAGCAATTACTGCCTGCATTGCTGCCAATGCTCACAGCTTCATTTCTGGACTTCCACATGGCTATGACACTCAG GTTGGAGACAGAGGAACACTACTCTCAGGTGGTCAGAAACAAAGAATTGCATTGGCTCGAGCGATGATCAAGGACCCTAGAATCCTTCTCTTGGATGAGCCTACCAGTGCCTTAGACCCTGAATCCGAGACTGTAGTCCAACAGGCTATTGACAAAATTTCCTCAGGACGAACAACTATTGTAATTGCTCACAGGCTATCAACTGTAAGAAACTCTCATGCCATTGTTGTTCTTGACAGTGGCTCTGTCATTGAGATTGGTAACCACCGCCAGCTCATGGAAAAAGCAGGGGCGTATTATAGCCTCGTTGAGCTTgcttctgatggagtgacaaaACCTTTTTCGGAACAATATGATACTGGAATTAGCCCTCAGTTTTCCAGGTTTGACAAATCAACTTATGATGTATCAAGATCAACATTCATGCAAGATCGAAACCAAGTAGAAGAGAAAGAGGTCCAAAAACCAATTCCAAGAAAGGTTCAGCTTTCAGATTTATGGTTGTTACAGAGGCCTGAGCTCCCAATGCTATTAGTTGGATTTCTTTTGGGCATGCATGCAGGTGCGATTCTATCTATCTTCCCTTATATTCTAGGCCAAGCACTTGTAGTATATTTTGATAGAGAGCCATCAAAGATCAAAACAGGAATCGCGCCCCTTTGCTTAGTACTTGTTGCACTTGGCTTTGGGAATATACTCTTCATGACAGGACAACAAGGCTTGTGTGGCTGGGCTGGAACAAAGCTCACAATGAGAGTGAGAAACCTTCTTTTCCGTTCCATACTTAAACAAGAACCTGGTTGGTTTGATTTTGAAGAAAACTCAAAAGCGGTACTTGTCTCTAGGATTTCAATGGATTCTGTGGCTTTTCGTGCCGTCCATGTTGATCGATTATCAGTCTTGTTTATGGGGTTGAGTTCAGCTATGGTTGGATTGGGTATATCCTTTTGGCTTGAATGGAGGCTAGCTCTTTTGGCTGCTGCTCTCACTCCTTTCACTCTTGGTGCAAGTTACTTGAGCTTGATCATAAATATAGGGCCCAAACTTGACAATGATGCTTATGCCAAGGCTAGCAATATTGCTTCTGGTGCAGTTTCAAACATAAGGACGGTTGCAACATTTTCTGCTCAAGACCAGTTGATCAAGTCCTTTGATAGTGCTTTATCGGAGCCAAAGACAAAATCAATGAGAAGAACACAAATAATGGGCCTAGCACTCGGGTTCTCTCAAGGTGTTATGTACGGAGCTTACACCTTAACTCTCTTGTTTGGTGCTTAccttatgaaagaaaacaaaactaatttCGGTGATGTTTACAAAATCTTTCTCATTCTTGTTCTGAGCTCATTTTCTGTGGGACAATTAGCCGGTCTTGCACCAGACACATCTATGGCTGAAACAGCAATTCCAGCAGTTTTTGATATAATGACTCGTAAGCCATTAATCAGCAGTGGCAGAGGAAAAGATAAGAAGATTGAAAGGTCGAAACCTTTAGATATTCACTTCAAAATGGTGACATTTGCATACCCATCAAGGCCTGAGGTAACTGTGTTGAGTGAATTTTCCCTCAAGGTCAAAGGTGGTAGCACAGTGGCATTGGTGGGTGGAAGTGGATCGGGAAAATCAACTGTCATATGGTTAATACAAAGGTTTTATGATCCAACTCAAGGGAAGGTGATGATGGGGGGAGTGGATTTGAGGGAGATTGATGTGAAGTGGTTAAGAAGGCAAACAGCTTTAGTTGGTCAAGAGCCTACATTGTTTGCTGGCACTATAAGAGAGAACATTGCTTTTGGCAACCCGGATGCTTCATGGACTGAAATTGAAGATGCTGCAAGAGAAGCTTACATCCACAGCTTCATTAGTGGCCTCCCTCAAGGCTATGAAACTCAG GTTGGTGAGAGTGGGGTTCAGCTATCTGGGGGGCAGAAGCAAAGGATTGCCATAGCAAGAGCTATACTGAAGAAATCAAAGGTACTACTTCTAGATGAAGCAAGTAGTGCACTAGATTTGGAATCTGAGAGACATATACAAGACGCACTTAGGAAAGTCAGCAAAAGGGCCACGACAATCATAGTCGCTCACCGGCTTTCTACTATCAGGGAAGCTGATATGATAGCAGTTATGAAAGATGGTGGCATCACTGAATATGGGAGCCATGATACGCTCATGAAATCTCATCTTAATGGCGTGTATGCCAGCTTGGTGCGTGCAGAAACCGAAGCCAATGCATTTTCTTAA
- the LOC133725519 gene encoding uncharacterized protein LOC133725519: MNRDQARGTSPRGGRGSGNRGQGRGNPRGGRHSQPYRYTHEWRPSERKDAPSQAEKQKEWRPSERKLEGMAIKQQPGAGIHGPSADDFSGNKEGSSTGEMGSPQDMLPCSASKHSEHKPVWSQENRKEWHPSERKDALSQAEKQKEWHPSERKDALSQAEKQKEWRPSERKLEGMAIKQQPGAGIHGPSANDFSGNKEGSSTGEMGSPQDMFPCSSSKHPEHKPVWSQENRKEWHPSERKDALSQAEKQKEWRPSERKDALSQAEKQKEWRPSERKLEGMAIKQQPGAGIHGPSANDFSGNKEGSSTGEMGSPQDMFPCSSSKHPEHKPVWSQENRKEWHPSERKDALSHAEKLKEGHNSTEFVEVNSKEVKRSVASDSGHIGDISSLSSLNLSHNLPKGVERMQIGDNFSKMTGGSDNHMQSKSEAKDKPFPIKSPISSFGHQKPELSEHKAVDSSFDLCPTKASGAVTLKTSLLVQNRERKNEIKRSMEQPIEIVLQSGMVLLKSYISTSDQIKIVKLCRDLGLGTGGFYKPGYRDGAKLNLMMMCLGKNWDPETSKYGDHRPHDGAKPPCIPVGFFQLVENAIKDSRSLIRKNSKASNFEDILPRMTPDICLVNFYSSAGRLGLHQDRDESEQSLREHLPVVSFSIGDAAEFLYGDQRDVELAKKITLESGDVLIFGGESRNIFHGVASIQPNTAPKTLLEETKLRPGRLNLTFRKY, from the exons ATGAATCGCGATCAAGCTCGAGGAACAAGCCCACGAGGCGGACGAGGCTCTGGGAATCGCGGCCAAGGCCGAGGAAACCCCCGAGGCGGTCGACATTCTCAGCCATATCGCTACACTCAT GAATGGCGTCCATCTGAAAGAAAAGATGCACCTTCTCAAGCTGAGAAACAGAAGGAATGGCGTCCATCTGAAAGAAAATTGGAAGGAATGGCGATCAAACAGCAGCCTGGAGCTGGAATTCATGGACCTTCTGCTGATGACTTTTCTGGTAATAAGGAGGGTTCGTCAACAGGTGAAATGGGAAGTCCCCAGGACATGTTACCGTGTAGCGCTTCAAAGCATTCTGAGCATAAACCTGTCTGGAGTCAAGAAAATCGGAAGGAATGGCATCCATCTGAAAGAAAAGATGCGCTTTCTCAAGCTGAGAAACAGAAGGAATGGCATCCATCTGAAAGAAAAGATGCACTTTCTCAAGCTGAGAAACAGAAGGAATGGCGTCCATCTGAAAGAAAATTGGAAGGAATGGCGATCAAACAGCAGCCTGGAGCTGGAATTCATGGACCTTCTGCTAATGACTTTTCTGGTAATAAGGAGGGTTCGTCAACAGGTGAAATGGGAAGTCCCCAGGACATGTTTCCGTGTAGCTCTTCAAAGCATCCTGAGCATAAACCTGTCTGGAGTCAAGAAAATCGGAAGGAATGGCATCCATCTGAAAGAAAAGATGCGCTTTCTCAAGCTGAGAAACAGAAGGAATGGCGTCCATCTGAAAGAAAAGATGCACTTTCTCAAGCTGAGAAACAGAAGGAATGGCGTCCATCTGAAAGAAAATTGGAAGGAATGGCGATCAAACAGCAGCCTGGAGCTGGAATTCATGGACCTTCTGCTAATGACTTTTCTGGTAATAAGGAGGGTTCGTCAACAGGTGAAATGGGAAGTCCCCAGGACATGTTTCCGTGTAGCTCTTCAAAGCATCCTGAGCATAAACCTGTCTGGAGTCAAGAAAATCGGAAGGAATGGCATCCATCTGAAAGAAAAGATGCACTTTCTCATGCTGAGAAACTGAAGGAAGGACACAACTCAACTGAGTTTGTGGAAGTTAATTCAAAAGAAGTAAAGCGCTCGGTTGCCTCAGATTCGGGCCATATAGGGGACATTTCTTCATTGTCTAGTCTTAATCTTTCCCACAATTTGCCTAAGGGAGTAGAGAGAATGCAGATTGGAGATAACTTTAGTAAGATGACAGGGGGTAGTGACAATCATATGCAATCTAAATCAGAAGCCAAAGACAAGCCTTTCCCTATCAAGAGTCCTATAAGTTCatttggccatcaaaaaccagaGCTTTCTGAACACAAAGCAGTAGACTCTTCTTTTGATTTGTGCCCAACCAAAGCCAGCGGTGCTGTTACTCTAAAGACTTCTCTTCTTGTACAGAATAGAGAAAGGAAGAATGAAATCAAGCGCTCCATGGAACAACCAATTGAAATTGTTTTACAGTCTGGAATGGTTCTTCTTAAAAGTTACATTTCTACCAGTGACCAG ATCAAGATAGTGAAGCTATGCCGAGACCTGGGTTTGGGTACTGGAGGTTTCTACAAACCTGGTTACCGTGATGGAGCAAAACTGAATTTGATGATGATGTGCCTCGGTAAGAATTGGGATCCTGAGACTAGCAAATATGGAGATCACCGCCCTCATGATGGTGCTAAACCTCCATGTATTCCTGTTGGTTTCTTTCAGTTGGTTGAAAATGCAATAAAAGACAGCCGTTCCCTTATCAGAAAGAATTCTAAAGCTAGCAATTTTGAAGACATACTTCCTCGGATGACCCCAGACATTTGCCTTGTGAACTTCTACTCATCAGCTGGGCGACTAGGTCTCCATCAG GATCGTGATGAAAGTGAACAAAGTCTCCGTGAGCATTTGCCTGTTGTCTCTTTTTCCATTGGAGATGCTGCAGAATTCTTGTATGGTGATCAAAGGGATGTTGAACTGGCAAAGAAGATTACACTGGAATCTGGAGATGTTCTGATATTTGGTGGAGAATCAAGAAATATCTTTCACGGTGTAGCTTCTATACAGCCAAATACTGCTCCTAAGACCCTACTGGAAGAAACAAAGCTCCGGCCTGGCCGCCTGAATCTTACTTTCAGAAAGTATTGA